The Novosphingobium humi DNA window TCAACAAATTCGAAAACTGACACGGCGGTGCGTTGTGTCGCATCGGCGCGTTTCAACGGAATGGCACAATGGTCCTTGCGGCCCGTCCGCCATTGCGGTTGCAGCCTTGGCCCGGAATTGTGACATCACCGCCGTGCGTTAGGCGGGTTTTAAGCAAATTCCCCCTTATTTTCCCGTAATGCTATCGCTTTGCTGCAACAGCGTATCATTTGTGCAACGGCGAGGGCGGGCCGTCGGATATTCAGGGATCAGCGGACGGGGTGCAAAATGCCTGTTCATCGCCCGGCATGCGGGGGCCGATGGCTCAGGCGACAGCCGAGCGCCGGCCGGAATCAAGCCACGAGGCCTGCGCATCGGCGCAGCGCGGCAGAAGTTCGCTCAACGGCAGCGGCTTGCTGAAGAGATAGCCCTGCGCATGTTCGCATCCGGCCTCGGCCAGCGTCTGGCGCTGGGCTTCGGTTTCCACGCCCTCGGCCACGCAGGCCAGACCGATCGTATGGCACAGGGTGATGACCGCCGAAGTGATCGTGCTGCCCTCGGCGTTGTCGAGCGCGCGCACAAAGCTGCGGTCGATCTTGATCTTGTCGAGCGGCAGGCGCTGGACATAGCCAAGGCTGGAATAGCCGGTGCCGAAATCATCAAGCGCAATGCCCACGCCCAGATCGCGGAAGGCCTGAAGGGCCTGGGCGGCGGCCTCGGCATTGCGCATCACGGCAGTTTCGGTCACCTCGATCCAGATCCGGCGCGGGGCGATGCCCGCCGATGCGATCTCGTCGCGGATAAAGGCCAGCGTGGTGGCAGAGGTGAGGTCGCAGGCCGATATGTTGAAGGAGACGGCCACATGATCGGGCAATTGGCGCGCGGCCTTCAGCCCCTTTTTGAAAACGGTGCGTGTGATCGAATGGATCGCGGTTGAACGTTCGGCAATGGCGATGAATTCCATCGCGGAAATCTCGCCCAGCATCGGGTTGGACCAGCGCGCCAGCACCTCGACGGCGCTGAGCCGCCCGCTCGACAACTCGACGATGGGCTGGAGCACGATGGACAATTCCTCCTCAAAGGAACTGGCCTGAAGCGCGGCCTCGATGGCGCGGTCGGCGCGCACGGCGGTTTCAAGGCTGGGGGTGAACAGGCAGACCCCGCCGCCATGGACATGTTTGGCGTGATAGAGCGCGTAATCGGCCCGGTCGAACAGGTCGGACGCCTTGGTCCCGGCATCGGGATATGGCGCCACGCCCAGCGAGCCGCCCACAGACAGCACGATCTCGCCGATGCGCAGCGGCGCGCGCACCTGCTGCAGCAGGCGCTCGCAGGTGCGCGCGAAATCATCGACCTGGGTGTCGATCAGCCCGAATTCATCCCCGCCCAGCCGATAGACCTGCACCGAAGGCCCCGCCGTGGCGCGCAGGCGCCGCCCTATGGCTTCGAGCAGCCGGTCGCCGACCTGATGGCCATAGGTGTCGTTGATCGGCTTGAACCGGTCCAGATCGAGCACGCCGACCGCAAAGGAAGGCCCGGCGGACTGATCCGTCCATGCATCCAGATCGGCATAGAACTGTCGCCGGTTGGGCAGGCCGGTCAGGCTGTCGGTCATCGCCAACTTGCGGTTTTCCTCGTTCAGCCGCTGCAATTCCTGGTGCTGGGTTGCAAGCAGGCAGCCCGATTTCACCTGTCTGCGGAAATGTTCAAAGCCGTTGAACAGCACCCGCAACAGCACGCCCAGCACCAGCGTCACATTGATGCCGATCGTGGCAAAGGTCAGCAGGCGCTTGCTGAAACAGAAGATGACGAAGGCCGGAAGCACCGAGACCGCCACCAGCAGCGCGGCCTGGGGCAGGACCACCAGACAGAAAATGCACCCGATCACCGTGGTCGAAATATAAAGCGCCACATGGGCCTGTTCAAACGGCCCGCCATAGGGGGCCAGAGACAGCGACCACCCCGCATAGGCCGCCGCGATCGGTGCCGCCACCATCGTGACCAGACGCAACTGACGCTTGGCCGCTTCCGGGCTGGGCAGCCCGGCGCGCTGGGTGCGCAGCCAGTGGACCATGCGGATCAGGGTTATCACAAAAAGCACGGCGGGCGCCACGAACGTCAGCAACAGGGGGGCCTGCGCGCGATGGGTGATGGCCACGGCCAGCGAGTTGATCAGCAGCAGGCCATAGAGCAGCGGGACCTGTCTTTGCAGATTCGCCGCCTGATAGACCGCCAGGTCCGGATCGGTTCCTATCTCCGCGAACCACCGGATCAGACGCGAAAGCTGCAAGCGTCCTCTCCTTTTCGTGCGCGCCAGCCAGATTGTCAGCATTATGGGCCGCCATAGGTGAAAAGGCCTCTAGCGCCGGCCTAGGTTGGATCGCGGATGATATTGGAGATAATAGGGTAATATGTCCAGCAAGAGCGCGGGCCCCGAAAAGTAAAACCGCAAAAAGCGAAACCCCCGCGCCGTGGCCGGAGCGGGGGTTACACCTTGTCGGTGGCCGGATCAGGGCCTGAACCGGCCCCGATGCCTTGGCCGCATCAATATTTCACGCGGACATCGACCATGAACGAGCGCGGCGGCAGGAAGCTGAACTGGTCCGCGCCGGCATAATAGGTCTGGCCACCCACCACGGTGGTGCCGCCGTTGGCGACCGCGGTGATCGCGCGGCTGTTGAACACGTTCGACACGGTGGCGCCGATGCGGAAATGCTCGCCGATATCCTGGCTGATCGCGAATTCGCCGGTCGAATAGGGGCTGATGCGATAGAGACGGATGCCGTCCGTGGTCGTGAATTGCGTGACCGAGGTGGGCACGCCGTTCACCGACTGCTTAACGGTGAAGAGTTCGGTGGCATATTGCGGGCCGGTGAACTTCTGGCTGAAGGAGACGCGCAGGCCCTTGTGCTTGTAGATGAAGCCTGCGGCCGCCGTGCTGAAGGGGGCCTTGGCGATCTGGGCATTGGTGGTGCCGGAATGGGCATAGTTATACGAGCCGTTGCCGAACAGGGTCAGGCCTTCGATCGGCATATAGGCGATCTGGCCCTCAAAGCCCTTGTAATGGACGGTGCCGATATTGACCAGCGTGCCCGAGAAGGCCGTCGTGTCGGTGGCGCTGGCGATCTTGTTGTTCACGTTGATGATATAGCCATCGAGATCAACCGAGACCTTGCGGCCGTGCCAGACAGTGCCGACCTGATAATTGGTGCTGGTCTGGGGCTTGACGGCGGCGGCGGCGCTGGTCGACTGCGCGGCGGTGGCCGCGTCATACGAAGGGGTGTAGAAGCTCGACAGGTCGGGCACATACATGCCTTGCGCATACTGGCCATAGAAGGACCAGTTGGTCTTGGGCTGCCAGTTGATCGTGCCGAAAGGCAATGCCTTGGTCCAGGTGGCGGTGGTGTTGGCCGGCGAGCGATAGGAGTCGGCGTTGACCATGGCGTTCACGCCGCGCTTGAAATGCACATATTTGATGCCGGGCGTGATGGCCAGATTGCTGACCGGGCGCAGTTCGAGTTCACCGAACAACTGGAACTGGTCCCAGCTCGAATTCTGCTCATACTTGATGTTGGCCAGATTGACCGAGGGATAGCCCGCCGTGGCGGCCGTGCCCAGATTGGCTTTCTGGTCATAGTTGGGCGCGCCGGTGTTCCAGTCGAAATCCCATGTGTGGCGCCACGAGTTTGAATGTTCAAACCAGCCGCCCACCTTGGCCTTGCCAAAGCCGAACGTATAATCGGCCTGGCCGATATAGCCCAGAACGCGATATTTGTTCAGCTTGTTATAGCCGGGAATGCCGGTGATCGTGTTCTTGGTATAGGGCACGGCCGAGGTGTTGTAGCCGGTGACGATGGTGCTGCCGGTATTCCCGCTCATCGTGTTGTTGGTATAGCCATACATGTAAACGCGGTTGTCGAGGCTCAGATGCTCGGACAAATCGCTTTGCAGGCGCAGATAGGAGAAGTCGGTGGTCTTGTCGGTGCGGTTATACTTCCAGTAGTCCTGACGCGTCGGATCATTGCTCAGGCCATAGTTCAGGCCATACATGCCAATGTTCGAGGTGGGCGCGCAATTTTCCGCCTTCAAGGTTGCCGAACCCGACACAAGACCGGTCGTGGGAACGCCGCAGCTTGTG harbors:
- a CDS encoding putative bifunctional diguanylate cyclase/phosphodiesterase; the protein is MQLSRLIRWFAEIGTDPDLAVYQAANLQRQVPLLYGLLLINSLAVAITHRAQAPLLLTFVAPAVLFVITLIRMVHWLRTQRAGLPSPEAAKRQLRLVTMVAAPIAAAYAGWSLSLAPYGGPFEQAHVALYISTTVIGCIFCLVVLPQAALLVAVSVLPAFVIFCFSKRLLTFATIGINVTLVLGVLLRVLFNGFEHFRRQVKSGCLLATQHQELQRLNEENRKLAMTDSLTGLPNRRQFYADLDAWTDQSAGPSFAVGVLDLDRFKPINDTYGHQVGDRLLEAIGRRLRATAGPSVQVYRLGGDEFGLIDTQVDDFARTCERLLQQVRAPLRIGEIVLSVGGSLGVAPYPDAGTKASDLFDRADYALYHAKHVHGGGVCLFTPSLETAVRADRAIEAALQASSFEEELSIVLQPIVELSSGRLSAVEVLARWSNPMLGEISAMEFIAIAERSTAIHSITRTVFKKGLKAARQLPDHVAVSFNISACDLTSATTLAFIRDEIASAGIAPRRIWIEVTETAVMRNAEAAAQALQAFRDLGVGIALDDFGTGYSSLGYVQRLPLDKIKIDRSFVRALDNAEGSTITSAVITLCHTIGLACVAEGVETEAQRQTLAEAGCEHAQGYLFSKPLPLSELLPRCADAQASWLDSGRRSAVA
- a CDS encoding TonB-dependent receptor, with translation MSKHSIQTLLATSTALAVCLIANIGCAMAAETPTADAPAAATGAADDQSTSANQAGQANDRQSLTTSDIIVTGSRTAEAAPLTASLTTTQPQSAISREFIDNANAASDFFELIALTPGVSISGTGNGQGFSETKATIRGFKDGEYNVTYDSIPFADTNDPTHHSTSFFPATTIETIVVDRGPGNASQLGQATYGGNLNMYSRAVSDKRGVMGEALLGNWNSFIGRAEIQTGKIDKWNGAKFTLSGQYLKSDGALTYSPVMSKNLFFKGVIPIGTSSKLTILSTWNRNYYYQSDVLKGTSCGVPTTGLVSGSATLKAENCAPTSNIGMYGLNYGLSNDPTRQDYWKYNRTDKTTDFSYLRLQSDLSEHLSLDNRVYMYGYTNNTMSGNTGSTIVTGYNTSAVPYTKNTITGIPGYNKLNKYRVLGYIGQADYTFGFGKAKVGGWFEHSNSWRHTWDFDWNTGAPNYDQKANLGTAATAGYPSVNLANIKYEQNSSWDQFQLFGELELRPVSNLAITPGIKYVHFKRGVNAMVNADSYRSPANTTATWTKALPFGTINWQPKTNWSFYGQYAQGMYVPDLSSFYTPSYDAATAAQSTSAAAAVKPQTSTNYQVGTVWHGRKVSVDLDGYIINVNNKIASATDTTAFSGTLVNIGTVHYKGFEGQIAYMPIEGLTLFGNGSYNYAHSGTTNAQIAKAPFSTAAAGFIYKHKGLRVSFSQKFTGPQYATELFTVKQSVNGVPTSVTQFTTTDGIRLYRISPYSTGEFAISQDIGEHFRIGATVSNVFNSRAITAVANGGTTVVGGQTYYAGADQFSFLPPRSFMVDVRVKY